From the genome of Tsukamurella pulmonis:
TCCGCGGCGCCGCTGCGGCGACCGCTCGCACCAGCGCGACCTGCTGCGGGGCGATCGCGAGGTCGCGACGGTCGAAGCCCTCGGACTCCTCGGACTCGGTGAGGCCGGCGAAGACCACGGCCACGTCCGCGCGCCCGGCGGCGGCGACCGCCTCGGCGCGCAGCGCGTCGGCGTCGACCTCGGCGTCGAGTCCGTAGCCCGCGGCGAACTCCACCGCGGCGCCGGCGTCCGCGGCCCGGGCGGTGAGCTCGTCGAGGGGCACGTCCACCCGGGTGGCGTTGATGTGGCTGGAGCCCCCGCCCTGGTACCGCGGGGTCCGGGCGAGCTCGCCGATCACTGCCACCGAACCGGAACCCAGAGGGAGGGCGGCATTCTCGTTGCGCAGCAGCACGGCGCACTCGGCCGCGGCCTCCCGCGCCAGCGCGTGGTGCGCATCGAGGTCCGGCGCCGGCTCGTCGTGCGACGGTGCCCACCGCGTCAGGTCGATCACGCGCTGCGCCGCCCGGGTCACGACAGTCTCGTCGAGCTCGCCCGCCTGCACCGCCGCGATCACCTTCGCGGCGCTGTGCGGGCCGTGCGGCATCTCGAGGTCGAGGCCGGCGCGGACCGCGGCGATCCGGTCGTGCACGGCGCCCCAGTCGGAGACGACGAGCCCGTCGTAGCCCCAGTCCTCGCGCAGCACGGAGGTGAGCAGCCAGTGGTTCTCGGAGGCGTGCACACCGTCGATCCGGTTGTACGAGCACATCACCGTGGCGGGGGAGGCCTCGCGGACGATCCGCTCGAACGCGGGCAGGTAGATCTCGCGGACGGTGCGCGGGTCCGCGTCGACGCTGACCCGCATGCGCTCGGTCTCCTGATTGTTGAGCGCGAAGTGCTTCACGGACGCGCCCGCGCCGCCGTCCTGCAGTCCCTGCACCTGTGCGGCGCCGAGCGCGCCGGCCAGCAGCGGGTCCTCGGAGTAGTACTCGAAGTTGCGGCCGCACAGCGGATGCCGCTTGATGTTGACGCCGGGACCGAGGACGACGGCCACGCCGAGCGCGCGGGCCTCGGCCGCCACTGCCGCGCCGATGCGGCGCGCGAGATCCGGGTTCCAGCTCGACCCGACGGCGACCGCGGGCGGGAAGCACGTCGCGGGTGCGGCCGCGTTCAGCCCGAGGTGGTCGGAGCCGCCCGTCTGGCGCCGGACGCCGTGCGGGCCGTCGGTCAGCACGATCGACGGCACCCCGGGCGCCTGCGCGGTGGTCCAGAAGTCGGCCCCCGTGAGGAGGCGGGCCCGGTCCTCGAGGCTCAGGTCGGCGGCGGAGACAGTGGGGCTCACGGCGTTTCCTCTCGGTCGGTGCTCGATGGTCGGTCGTCGGCCAGGTGGCGCAGTGCGGTCGCCACATCGACGTCGACGGTGACGTCCGCCAGTCCGTCGCCGCGGGTGCGGCCGCGGTTGACGATGACGACCGGCGTGCCGCGCCGGTGCGCGTGACGGACGAAGCGCAGTCCGGACATCACCGTCAGGGAGGTGCCGAGCACCAGGAGGGCGTCGGCACCGTCGACGGCGGCGAAGGCGCGCGCGACGCGCGGCTTGGGCACCGATTCGCCGAAGTAGACGATGTCGGGCTTGAGGATGCCCTGGCACTCGGGGCAGTCGACCATGGTGAAGTCGGTGGTGTCCTCGACCACGACGTCGGCGTCCGGGGCCACCTCGAGCGCGCCGCGCCCGGCGATGCGCGCCGTGAAGTCCGCGTTGAGCGGCGCGAGCCGGGCGTGCAGCGCGTGCCGGCTGATGCGGTACTCGCAGCTCAAGCAGCGCACCTGCGCGTAGTTGCCGTGCAGGTCGATCACGCCGCGCGAGCCGGCCTTGAGGTGCAGCAGATCGACGTTCTGGGTGATCACCGCGCTCACGCCGGGCAGGGCGGCGAGGCCGCGGTGTGCGGCGTTCGGGAGGGCCGAGTCCATGTGCCGCCAGCCGAGGTGGTTGCGCGCCCAGTAGCGCCGCCGGAACTCGGCGGAGCCCAGGAACTGCTGCAGCGTCATCGGTGTTCGACGGGGCGCCCCCGGGCTGCGGTAGTCGGGGATGCCGGACGCGGTGGAGACGCCCGCACCGGTGAGCGCGACGATGCGGCGGCCGTGCAGCAGCGCGCGGGCCCGGTCCAGCCGATCGACGAAATCCGGATCGGGCGTGGTGGCCTCCGCGGGTTCCCAGGCAGGCGTCGCAGTGCGCACGCGTCCAGGCTACTCGTCGGCGGGTGGCGGGCGCCGCGCTCTCAGCGCTGGTCGTCGACCCACGAGTGGCTCGGCGACTGGCCGCGATCGACGACCCAGCGGTACTCGCTGCACAGGATCCGGGTGCCGTTCGCGGTCACTGCGCGCTCGCCGATGTCCGCGCCGACGCAGGTGTCGCCGAGCTGCGGCCCGGCGGCCTGCGCGGCGGCGCCGCCGACGGTGGCGGACCCGCCCGCGAGGGCGAGACCGAGCAGGGCGGTGGCGGCGAAGCGGCGCGGGGTGTGGTGCATGCGGATCTCCTCCGAGCGGTGCGCCCCGTGGTTCGGTGCGCGGTCGGGATCGAGTGTCCGCGCCGCGGACTGGCGGCCGCTTGGCGCGGGCTTGGGACTACAGGCGGCCGGCGCGGGGCGCACCGTCGTGCGAGGCCGCGAACGGGTCCACCTCCGGGGCCTTGTTCCGGCGCAGCCACAGGGCGAGCGCCACCAGCGGCACGAGCAGGCCGCCGAGGCCGAGGAAGAAGAACTGCCACGCGCCGCCGATGTGATCGACGAGCCAGCCGAAGTTCTGGCCGAAGAAGCCGGTGACGAACGTGAGCGGGAGGAAGATGGTGGACAGGATGGTCAGCCGCTCGATGGTCGAGCTCTGCCGGGCGGCCGAGTGCGCCTGCTGCACGGAGACGACGGCGATGTTCGCCTGCAGGATCGTGCCCAGCAGGTCGCGCTGCGCCGAGACCTCCTCGTTGACCAGTTGCAGCCGGTCGTAGACGTCGCGCAGGTAGGGCGCGAGCTTGTCCTCGGTGAGCCCCTTGCCCACCGCGTTGACCACGGCGAGCAGCGGATGCGCCGCCCGGTAGAAGTTCGTCACCTCGCGGCGCAGGAGGTAGATGCGTTCCGTGGGGGCGACGGCGCCGGAGAAGACGGTGGCCTCGATCTGCTCGATGTCGTGCTCGAGTCCGGCGACCACGGGCTCGTAGCCGTCGACGACCTGGTCGAGGATCGCCCAGAGCACGGCGTCGGTGCCCAGCGCCAACAGCTCGGGCTTCTGCTCGAGCCGCGCGCGGGCCTCATGCAGCTCGCTCGCGACGCCCTGCCGCACCGTGATCACGAAGTTCCGCCCGACGAAGATGCTGATCTCGCCGAAGTCGACCTCCTCGCGGGCGTCGTCGTAGCGCGCCGTGCGCAGGATGACGAGCTTCACCGAGGCCTCGAAGTCCTCGACCTTGGGCCGCAGGTGATAGTCCTGCGCATCCTCGACCGCAAGTTCGTGCAGGTCGAAGGCCTGCCGCACCGACTCCATCTCGTCGGGCGTGGGCTCGAAGAGCCCGAGCCAGACGAAGCCGTCCTCCGTGCACAGACGTGCGGCATCGAGCGGGGAGAGCGCCTCCTCGGCCTGCCGGGCGCCGCCCAGGTAGTGGGCGCAATCGACGATCACTCCCGTGATTCAACCCCACGACGGGCGCCCGTGTGCGGGATCGCAGCGCCTCGTCGTCAGGTGGTCACCGCCCGGAAACCACTGTATTCGTTCACCGAAGTATATTTCTGCGATGACCTCCGAGACCACGCAGGCACCGTCGATCGCGGCGCGCCTGGACCGGCTGCCCATGACGCGGCTGCACTTCGCCGCGGTGGGCGTGATCGGGCTGGGGCTGTTCTTCGACCAGTACGAGAACTTCCTCGCGGCGACCATCGCGACAGTGCTGAAGAAGGACTTCGCGCTCGGCCCCGACGAGCTCAAGCTGCTGCTCGCGTCCGCGTTCATCGGCCAGTTCATCGGCGCGCTGTTCATGGGCCGCCTCGCGGACCGGTACGGCCGGCGCACCGCCTTCATGATCAACCTCGCGCTGTACTCGGCGATGTCGCTCGTCGGCGCGTTCAGCCCGAACGCCGCCTTCCTGGTGGTCACCCGGTTCATCGCCGGGATCGGCATCGGCGGCGAGTTCGCCCTGGCCGACTCGTACCTCTCGGACATCCTGCCGAAGAACGTGCGCGGCAAGTACATCTCACTGGCGTACGTGGTCTCCTTCCTCGGCGTTCCGGTCGTCGGTTTCGCCGCGCGCTGGCTCACCCCACAGGTGTTCGATCTCGGCGGGGCCGAGGTGCAGGGGTGGCGGCTGCTGTTCGTCTTCGGCGCCCTCGGTTCGCTCCTCGTGTGGCTGGTCCGACGGGGCCTGCCGGAGTCGCCGCGCTGGCTGGAGGCGCAGGGCCGGTACGACGAGGCTGACGCGATCGTGCGGCGTCTGGAGGCGCGGGCGGTGCAGGAGGGGAAGGTGCTCGCCGAACCCGATGCCGCGCTGCGCCCGGTGCGGTCCCGGTCGATCTCGATCCGCGCCCTGTTCCGGCCGCCCTACCGCCGGCGCACCGTCATGCTGTGGATCGTCTCCGCGCTGGAGGTGTTCGGCTACTACGGGTTCGGCACCATCGCGCCGCTTGTCCTCCTGGCCAAGGGCTATTCGATCCAGACCTCGCTGTTGTTCGTGGCGCTGTCCTACATCGGCTACCCGCTGGGCGCGGCGCTCGCCGTGCCGATCGTCGAGCGGGTCGAGCGGCGGTACCTGGTGATCGGCTCGGCGGGCCTGATGGCCGCGTTCGGCCTGTGGTTCGGCTTCGCGGCGAGCCCGATGCAGATCGTGCTCGCCGGCTTCCTCTACACGTTGGCCTCCAACCTGTTCTCCAACGCCTACCACGTCTACCTCGCCGATTCGTACCCCACGGCGATCCGCGGGACGGCCGCGGGCGCCGCGTACTCGCTCTCGAAGCTGGTGACCGCGTTCCTTCCGTTCGTTCTGCTCCCGATTCTCGACGAGCGTGGCAGCGTGTGGGTGTTCGCGGTGGTGGCGGCGGCGATGCTCGCGCTGATGGTCACGGTGGCCGTCCTCGGCCACCGGAGCACGGGGCGCTCCGCCGATGAGGTCTAGGCCGAGCTCCGGTCGGAAGGGCGATCATGACTGATGCGAGTGCGCCGGCGCCGGTGTCGTCGCGGGCGGAGACCCGCCGCGCGATCTGGAACACGCTGCGGGGTTCGAGTGGCAACCTCGTCGAGTGGTACGACGTCTACGTCTACACCGTTTTCGCGACGTACTTCGAGAGCCAGTTCTTCGACAAGGCCGACAAGAACTCCACCGTGTACGTGTACGCGATCTTCGCGGTCACGTTCGTCATGCGGCCGGTCGGCTCCTGGTTCTTCGGCCGGTACGCCGACCGCAAGGGCCGCCGCGCCGCGCTGACCATGAGCGTCTCCCTCATGGCCGCATGCTCGTTCATCATCGCGATCGTGCCGGGGCGCGAGACCATCGGCATCGCCGCTGCGGTGATCCTCATCCTGTGCCGCCTGGTGCAGGGCTTCGCCACCGGCGGCGAGTACGGGACCTCGGCGACGTACATGTCGGAGGCCGCTACGCGGGAGCGGCGCGGCTTCTTCTCCTCCTTCCAGTACGTCACCCTCGTCGGCGGCCATGTGCTGGCGCAGTTCATGCTGCTCGTCCTGCTCGGACTGTTCTCCAAGGCCCAGGTCTCCGACTTCGGTTGGCGGATCGCCTTCTTCGTCGGCGGCATCGCGGCGATCATCGTCTTCTGGCTCCGCCGCACGATGGACGAGTCGCTCTCGGCGGAGCAGCTCGCCGCGATCCGCGACGGTGAGGACACCTCCTCCGGGACGATGCGCGAACTGCTGACCGGCTACTGGCGATCGCTGCTGCTGTGCTTCCTCATCACGATGGGCGGCACGCTCGCGTTCTACGTCTACAGCGTCAACGCACCCGCGATCGTCAAGACCGCGTACTCCGATCACGCGCTGACGGCGACCTGGGTCAACCTGATCGGCCTGATCTTCCTCATGCTGATCCAGCCGATCGGCGGTGCGATCAGCGACAAGATCGGCCGCAAGCCGATGCTCGTCTTCTTCGGTGTGGGCGGCGTCTGCTACACGTACTTCCTCATCACCTACCTGCCGACGCTGCACGTCGCGATCGCC
Proteins encoded in this window:
- a CDS encoding MFS transporter; translation: MTDASAPAPVSSRAETRRAIWNTLRGSSGNLVEWYDVYVYTVFATYFESQFFDKADKNSTVYVYAIFAVTFVMRPVGSWFFGRYADRKGRRAALTMSVSLMAACSFIIAIVPGRETIGIAAAVILILCRLVQGFATGGEYGTSATYMSEAATRERRGFFSSFQYVTLVGGHVLAQFMLLVLLGLFSKAQVSDFGWRIAFFVGGIAAIIVFWLRRTMDESLSAEQLAAIRDGEDTSSGTMRELLTGYWRSLLLCFLITMGGTLAFYVYSVNAPAIVKTAYSDHALTATWVNLIGLIFLMLIQPIGGAISDKIGRKPMLVFFGVGGVCYTYFLITYLPTLHVAIASLAMVCFGYVIITGYTSINALVKAELFPSHVRALGVGIGYALANSIFGGTAPLIYEAAKNSGHVPWFIAYVTITIGISLFVYIFFLHNKSETYLDRERGSAFVADGRR
- a CDS encoding magnesium and cobalt transport protein CorA, with translation MIVDCAHYLGGARQAEEALSPLDAARLCTEDGFVWLGLFEPTPDEMESVRQAFDLHELAVEDAQDYHLRPKVEDFEASVKLVILRTARYDDAREEVDFGEISIFVGRNFVITVRQGVASELHEARARLEQKPELLALGTDAVLWAILDQVVDGYEPVVAGLEHDIEQIEATVFSGAVAPTERIYLLRREVTNFYRAAHPLLAVVNAVGKGLTEDKLAPYLRDVYDRLQLVNEEVSAQRDLLGTILQANIAVVSVQQAHSAARQSSTIERLTILSTIFLPLTFVTGFFGQNFGWLVDHIGGAWQFFFLGLGGLLVPLVALALWLRRNKAPEVDPFAASHDGAPRAGRL
- a CDS encoding Sir2 family NAD-dependent protein deacetylase, whose amino-acid sequence is MRTATPAWEPAEATTPDPDFVDRLDRARALLHGRRIVALTGAGVSTASGIPDYRSPGAPRRTPMTLQQFLGSAEFRRRYWARNHLGWRHMDSALPNAAHRGLAALPGVSAVITQNVDLLHLKAGSRGVIDLHGNYAQVRCLSCEYRISRHALHARLAPLNADFTARIAGRGALEVAPDADVVVEDTTDFTMVDCPECQGILKPDIVYFGESVPKPRVARAFAAVDGADALLVLGTSLTVMSGLRFVRHAHRRGTPVVIVNRGRTRGDGLADVTVDVDVATALRHLADDRPSSTDREETP
- a CDS encoding MFS transporter, which codes for MTSETTQAPSIAARLDRLPMTRLHFAAVGVIGLGLFFDQYENFLAATIATVLKKDFALGPDELKLLLASAFIGQFIGALFMGRLADRYGRRTAFMINLALYSAMSLVGAFSPNAAFLVVTRFIAGIGIGGEFALADSYLSDILPKNVRGKYISLAYVVSFLGVPVVGFAARWLTPQVFDLGGAEVQGWRLLFVFGALGSLLVWLVRRGLPESPRWLEAQGRYDEADAIVRRLEARAVQEGKVLAEPDAALRPVRSRSISIRALFRPPYRRRTVMLWIVSALEVFGYYGFGTIAPLVLLAKGYSIQTSLLFVALSYIGYPLGAALAVPIVERVERRYLVIGSAGLMAAFGLWFGFAASPMQIVLAGFLYTLASNLFSNAYHVYLADSYPTAIRGTAAGAAYSLSKLVTAFLPFVLLPILDERGSVWVFAVVAAAMLALMVTVAVLGHRSTGRSADEV
- a CDS encoding glycoside hydrolase family 3 C-terminal domain-containing protein, which translates into the protein MSPTVSAADLSLEDRARLLTGADFWTTAQAPGVPSIVLTDGPHGVRRQTGGSDHLGLNAAAPATCFPPAVAVGSSWNPDLARRIGAAVAAEARALGVAVVLGPGVNIKRHPLCGRNFEYYSEDPLLAGALGAAQVQGLQDGGAGASVKHFALNNQETERMRVSVDADPRTVREIYLPAFERIVREASPATVMCSYNRIDGVHASENHWLLTSVLREDWGYDGLVVSDWGAVHDRIAAVRAGLDLEMPHGPHSAAKVIAAVQAGELDETVVTRAAQRVIDLTRWAPSHDEPAPDLDAHHALAREAAAECAVLLRNENAALPLGSGSVAVIGELARTPRYQGGGSSHINATRVDVPLDELTARAADAGAAVEFAAGYGLDAEVDADALRAEAVAAAGRADVAVVFAGLTESEESEGFDRRDLAIAPQQVALVRAVAAAAPRTVVVLVGGGVVELEPWHDEVDAILEAFLLGQGGGAALADLLFGLTEPSGRLAETIPHRLEETPAFGNFPGELGTVRYGEGLLVGYRWYTTRRIAPRYPFGHGLGYTSFEIGDLAIRSTGPDTATATVLVTNTGDRAGSHVVQLYLAGGPGEVVRPRRSLIAFRKIALDPGATTTVTFELPRRAFAYWDVRRGDWTVVPGAHRIEAGSSSASIDDGADVDLDGDAIVQRLDLESTLAEWAAHPVAGEGFRAALAGSVGGIPVDQLLELAGSMPLGKALDMLPGPAGDEARAQLETVIAAQ